The window CCTCGAGGCCGCGCGCGGCGGGGGAGAGCCTACGCATCCAGCGCCCCCAGGCGGGTGAGTGCCTTCCGGATGTCCTTCTCCAGGTCGCTTGACGACGCCGCCCCCGACGCCGGCAACGCGCGCACCACGAGGTCGGTGGTGGGCGGGAGGGCGTCGAAAAGCGAGGCGCACACGTGACGAAGCCGCCGGGACGTGCGGTGACGGATCACCGCGTTCCCGACGGCCTTGGAGACGATGAGCCCGACGCGGGGTCCGCCCTGGTGGGCGATCCCGGCGTCGGGCCCGGTCCGGCGGTCCAGGAGATGGACCACCACGGTGCGGCTACCGGCGCGGCGTCCACGCTTCATCGTCCGGCTGAAGTCAGTCGGCGACGTGAGCTTGTGCTGCTTCGGAAGCACCGTTGGTGCTGCTTAATTAAGCGGTCAGCTTGGCGCGGCCCTTACGGCGACGCGCCGAGACGATTGCGCGACCTGCACGGGTGCGCATACGGGTACGGAAGCCGTGCACGCGTGCGCGACGACGGTTGTTCGGCTGGAACGTCCGCTTGCCCTTTGCCACGGTTGTTCTCCTCTGTGTGACGCGGCCGGCCGTACGGGTCCGGCGGGGCCGCTGAAATTTTCATGACGGTTTGAGATGCCATCGGGTGGCGTGCTGCGTCCGCACTGACGCGCGGCGGATGCCGCGGCCCGGTGATCCGGTGCCGACGCTGCTCTCACACACATCCGCCGGTGCGGACCCTGGACGGGCGCATCCGGCGGTGTGACAGACCATCACAGACTACGCGAATCGGGGCCATTCGAACAAATTGACATTTCGCCGTGTCGTAGGGCACTGCGCGGGGGCACCTGAAATTACAATGCTGGGATTTTCGGCTGTTCAGCGGGCAGTTCGCCTGTTTCCGCAGCGGCGCGCGCGGGACCCGCGCGAGGGTCCCC of the Corynebacterium humireducens NBRC 106098 = DSM 45392 genome contains:
- the rnpA gene encoding ribonuclease P protein component, with the protein product MLPKQHKLTSPTDFSRTMKRGRRAGSRTVVVHLLDRRTGPDAGIAHQGGPRVGLIVSKAVGNAVIRHRTSRRLRHVCASLFDALPPTTDLVVRALPASGAASSSDLEKDIRKALTRLGALDA
- the rpmH gene encoding 50S ribosomal protein L34, with amino-acid sequence MAKGKRTFQPNNRRRARVHGFRTRMRTRAGRAIVSARRRKGRAKLTA